A window of the Schlesneria paludicola DSM 18645 genome harbors these coding sequences:
- a CDS encoding DUF58 domain-containing protein, translating into MITPIPFDSSLLDSRVLSRIGHLELVSQRLVDGVITGRHRSKHQGGVCEFAEHRDYSAGDEVRLIDWKLVAKSDRYYIKRYEEETNLQVMMILDTSGSMGFGLSTLSKFDFARVACACLSRLILRQRDSVGLALIDQTVARFVPPRANAGHLQALCDALRHGSPGETTSLADGLLQVARRIRRRGIFMVWTDAFTERGALMKSIQHLRQRGHEVVLMHVLAPEETSFQFDEWSQFECLETESVRIKVDPASVRKRYLEQFGQFLKEIKQDCLRLGCEYRCLQTDEPLGEVLAEFLHRRMALSKS; encoded by the coding sequence GTGATAACCCCGATTCCCTTTGACTCGAGCCTGCTTGATTCTCGCGTGTTGTCGCGGATCGGTCATCTCGAACTTGTGTCGCAGCGACTGGTCGACGGCGTCATCACGGGCCGACATCGCTCCAAGCATCAAGGGGGAGTCTGCGAGTTCGCCGAGCATCGCGACTATTCAGCGGGCGACGAAGTACGACTGATCGATTGGAAACTCGTTGCGAAAAGTGACCGCTATTACATCAAGCGTTATGAAGAAGAGACCAATCTTCAGGTCATGATGATTCTGGATACCAGTGGCTCGATGGGCTTCGGGTTGTCCACGCTTTCCAAGTTTGATTTCGCACGTGTTGCGTGCGCCTGTCTGTCACGTCTCATCCTTCGTCAACGCGATTCCGTGGGGTTGGCTCTCATTGACCAGACCGTCGCGCGCTTCGTACCACCGCGTGCCAATGCGGGGCATCTGCAGGCGCTGTGCGATGCATTGCGTCATGGTTCACCTGGAGAAACAACGTCGCTGGCCGACGGACTCTTGCAGGTCGCCCGCAGAATCCGCCGCCGCGGAATCTTCATGGTCTGGACCGACGCATTTACCGAACGCGGGGCACTCATGAAGTCGATTCAGCATCTGCGCCAGCGAGGTCACGAAGTCGTCTTGATGCATGTCCTCGCTCCGGAAGAAACCTCGTTTCAGTTCGATGAATGGTCGCAGTTCGAGTGTCTTGAAACCGAATCGGTTCGCATCAAAGTTGATCCGGCTTCCGTTCGTAAACGTTATCTCGAGCAGTTCGGGCAGTTCTTGAAAGAGATCAAACAGGACTGCCTGCGTTTAGGGTGTGAATATCGCTGTCTACAAACGGACGAACCGCTCGGTGAAGTCCTGGCCGAATTTCTCCATCGCCGCATGGCTTTGTCGAAGTCGTAG
- a CDS encoding BatA domain-containing protein: MTFLSMMFVSALPLVAAPIVIHLLFRRQKKVIRWGAMQFLLDAQRRRRRISRIDDWFLMLLRCAALLFLVLALARPMVRAAWVGKAPHRDVILVLDVSLTMGRDSGPTTPFERLHRKLTEIAKHLTSTDAVHIVLAASTPQWQTTEPLAGDSAAFGQLCQRVQRMSPSLGPADLMGTIEQALAVETGRQSRSRIVTVVTDCRQHGWPADCRIAAARLQQQIAGSRFPTVINVVDVGESADRAINIGLEGLETDRVLAGIGETIEFRARLKNYGAIRVESCSLQWSCDGDSFNVSFAEALDPGQTTTVQIQHAFDQSGEYAVNCHVDYRDELLSDNDAKVILEIRDKVPVLIVGPSERSDPVWDESQYVLAALGNRQQAGNSSQDSRFFEAKLVDITEFQSTALSGYAVIVFTVTPPFTDALAERVTQFVASGGGLWLALGMDSDADAFNQHFAASEEGLSPVLVGAVLGKDDHEETFVTVHPPAVTHPATGLLGDTVRLDIRDAKIFRRYELKANSATKPSILLETGDGQILAVERFHGAGRVIIQAFPLTRSWSNMTLCKLFVPYVQEWLRYLSQPSAVFRNLSMNSPLVLKQGLLKQGRDATEGKALLKAPYQEPLSIMPDVEAEELIYRYFGTAFPGDYSINLGGDTNRVARFYVNRDPDESDLTELTATQRTELTSVPNLHFVTNPLEWPSTVTTSSAQAPVWSWFLLGLILLILTELFSVCWFAWRKHLIAQFPAAVASS, translated from the coding sequence ATGACCTTTTTAAGCATGATGTTCGTTTCGGCTTTACCGCTGGTCGCGGCACCGATCGTGATTCATTTGCTGTTTCGACGTCAGAAGAAGGTGATCCGATGGGGCGCGATGCAGTTTTTGCTCGACGCTCAACGCCGCCGTCGCCGCATCTCGAGAATCGACGATTGGTTTCTAATGCTCTTACGGTGTGCGGCCCTTTTGTTTCTCGTACTGGCTTTGGCACGACCAATGGTTCGTGCGGCATGGGTAGGAAAGGCACCGCACCGCGACGTGATTCTCGTTCTCGACGTTTCCCTGACAATGGGTCGGGATTCCGGCCCAACAACGCCGTTTGAACGATTGCATCGAAAGCTGACCGAGATCGCGAAACATCTCACCAGCACTGACGCGGTGCATATCGTGCTTGCGGCCAGTACGCCGCAGTGGCAAACAACCGAACCACTGGCTGGCGACTCGGCGGCATTCGGCCAATTGTGCCAACGCGTGCAGCGCATGAGTCCCAGCCTGGGGCCCGCCGACTTGATGGGGACGATCGAACAGGCGCTGGCCGTCGAAACCGGCCGACAGTCACGCTCGCGGATCGTGACGGTCGTTACCGATTGCCGTCAACATGGTTGGCCTGCCGATTGCCGGATTGCTGCGGCTCGCTTGCAGCAGCAGATCGCCGGATCGAGATTTCCCACCGTCATCAACGTCGTCGATGTGGGTGAGAGCGCGGATCGTGCCATCAATATTGGGCTCGAAGGTCTCGAGACCGATCGCGTTCTCGCGGGAATCGGAGAGACCATTGAATTTCGAGCCCGCCTCAAAAACTATGGAGCGATCCGGGTCGAGTCGTGTTCGCTGCAATGGAGCTGTGACGGAGATTCCTTCAACGTCTCCTTTGCGGAAGCCCTGGACCCTGGGCAGACAACCACCGTCCAGATTCAGCATGCGTTTGATCAATCGGGAGAATACGCGGTCAATTGTCATGTGGATTACCGAGACGAACTTCTGTCGGACAATGACGCAAAGGTCATCCTTGAAATACGAGATAAGGTCCCCGTCTTGATCGTGGGGCCCTCTGAGCGCTCAGACCCTGTGTGGGACGAGTCTCAGTACGTATTGGCCGCGTTGGGGAATCGGCAACAGGCAGGGAACTCCAGTCAAGACAGCCGCTTCTTTGAGGCGAAACTGGTCGACATCACAGAATTTCAATCGACGGCGCTCTCAGGCTACGCCGTAATTGTGTTCACCGTCACGCCCCCATTTACCGATGCGCTTGCTGAACGAGTGACACAGTTCGTGGCGAGCGGTGGCGGACTTTGGCTGGCGCTCGGGATGGACTCGGATGCTGACGCATTCAATCAGCATTTTGCCGCGAGCGAAGAAGGTCTCTCGCCCGTGCTTGTCGGTGCTGTCCTTGGCAAAGACGACCATGAAGAGACGTTCGTCACGGTCCATCCTCCTGCTGTCACGCATCCTGCTACGGGATTGCTGGGCGACACGGTGCGACTCGATATTCGTGATGCAAAGATCTTTCGCCGGTATGAACTGAAAGCCAACTCGGCGACAAAACCCTCAATCTTGCTTGAGACCGGTGATGGACAAATCCTGGCGGTCGAACGATTTCATGGTGCAGGACGAGTGATCATCCAGGCGTTTCCCCTGACGCGGTCATGGAGCAACATGACCCTCTGCAAATTGTTCGTCCCCTATGTTCAGGAGTGGCTGCGTTATCTATCGCAGCCATCGGCCGTCTTTCGGAATCTCTCGATGAACTCACCCCTTGTCCTTAAGCAAGGATTGCTGAAACAAGGACGCGATGCGACCGAAGGCAAGGCCCTGCTCAAAGCGCCATATCAAGAGCCGCTGTCGATCATGCCCGATGTCGAAGCCGAGGAATTGATCTATCGGTATTTTGGTACCGCGTTCCCAGGCGATTACTCCATCAACCTTGGAGGTGACACAAATCGTGTTGCGAGATTCTACGTCAATCGAGACCCTGATGAATCGGACCTCACGGAATTGACGGCGACTCAGCGAACGGAACTTACCAGTGTGCCCAACTTGCACTTCGTCACGAACCCATTGGAATGGCCATCCACCGTCACGACCTCGTCCGCGCAAGCACCTGTGTGGAGCTGGTTCTTGCTCGGCTTGATCCTGTTGATCCTGACCGAATTGTTTTCTGTCTGCTGGTTCGCCTGGCGTAAACATTTGATTGCCCAGTTCCCCGCAGCCGTCGCCAGTTCATAA